From Geotalea uraniireducens Rf4:
TACGTCGCACGGAATACAGCAAGCCTTTAAGAAATCCGTACTTTTCAAGAGATTGTAAAGAATAATGGGAACAGGAGGGATAAAAACGGCAGGAAGACCCCTTGAAGGGGGAAATATATCTTTGATAAAAAAGAATGGAGCGAGTGGCTATTATATTCAACATGTTATTTATGCAGACGCTCCAGAACATTAGCCAATTCACGGGAAAGCCGCTGAAAATCAAGCTGCTCCGCCCCCTTCTTGGCTATGATATTATAATGCGCCATGACAAAACGTGACTTGTTTAATCTATAGAACTCTCGCACCAATCTTTTTACGCGGTTTCGTATAACAGAATTACCAACCTTACGGCTGACAGTTATGCCAATCTTTAGCGTACTATCTTCAGTATGTGTCCAGAGCAAAATGAAATGCGCAGTATGAATCCTTTGTCGTGCATTGGTGAATTGCACAAACTCCGATCGTTTCAACAACCTTTCATACTTTGGAAATGCAAATTGCT
This genomic window contains:
- the yidD gene encoding membrane protein insertion efficiency factor YidD codes for the protein MLNIIATRSILFYQRYISPFKGSSCRFYPSCSHYSLQSLEKYGFLKGLLYSVRRIMKCHPFHPGGYDPVK
- the rnpA gene encoding ribonuclease P protein component translates to MKQFAFPKYERLLKRSEFVQFTNARQRIHTAHFILLWTHTEDSTLKIGITVSRKVGNSVIRNRVKRLVREFYRLNKSRFVMAHYNIIAKKGAEQLDFQRLSRELANVLERLHK